In Malus sylvestris chromosome 16, drMalSylv7.2, whole genome shotgun sequence, the following are encoded in one genomic region:
- the LOC126608481 gene encoding DUF21 domain-containing protein At4g14240-like isoform X1, with protein sequence MHPINAIMMTRMLTRNSGLASEIGAIPFGSAWWFIYAGLSCFFVIFAGIMSGLTLGLMSLGLVDLEILQRSGSPTEKKQAAIILPVVQKQHQLLVTLLLCNAAAMEALPLYLDKLFNQYVAIILSVTFVLFFGEVIPQAICTRYGLAVGSNFVWLVRILMFVCYPIAFPIGKILDCVLGHNEALFRRAQLKALVSIHSQEEGKGGELTHDETTIISGALDLTEKTAEEAMTPIESTFSLDVNSKLDWEAMGKVLARGHSRVPVYSGNSKNIIGLLLVKSLLTVRPETETPVSAVSIRRIPRVPADMPLYDILNEFQKGSSHMAAVVKPKAKSKIPRPTIDGKRDEWNGDTGMDSQLTTPLLSKQDGKPDSVVVDIPRIPKPPHRHKETFSPHSEKATNGLLQVSEDIEEGEVIGIITLEDVFEELLQEEIVDETDEYVDVHKRIRVAAAAAASSVARAPSTRRLNVNKGPATGQNAGQKVSKD encoded by the exons atGCATCCGATAAATGCGATCATGATGACTCGGATGCTGACTCGGAACTCGGGCCTCGCATCAGAGATTGGCGCCATCCCTTTCGGATCCGCCTGGTGGTTCATTTACGCCGGCCTCTCCTGTTTCTTTGTCATCTTCGCCGGTATAATGTCCGGCCTAACCCTCGGCCTCATGTCCCTCGGCCTCGTCGACCTCGAGATTCTGCAGCGCAGCGGCTCCCCGACCGAGAAGAAACAAGCAG CTATTATATTGCCGGTGGTTCAGAAGCAGCACCAGCTGCTCGTCACTTTGCTTCTGTGTAATGCGGCTGCTATGGAG GCTCTTCCCTTATATTTGGATAAACTTTTCAATCAATATGTTGCTATAATTCTCTCTGTGACTTTTGTCCTGTTTTTCGGGGAG GTTATTCCCCAAGCAATATGCACTAGATACGGACTTGCTGTTGGCTCGAACTTTGTGTGGCTTGTGAGAATTTTAATGTTTGTTTGCTATCCAATTGCTTTTCCAATTGGCAAG ATCTTGGACTGTGTTCTTGGGCATAATGAAGCATTATTTAGGCGAGCTCAGTTAAAAGCCCTTGTCTCCATCCACAGCCAggag GAGGGCAAGGGTGGTGAGCTTACACACGATGAGACAACGATAATTAGTGGAGCCCTCGATTTAACTGAAAAG ACTGCTGAGGAGGCTATGACGCCTATCGAATCTACCTTCTCCTTAGATGTCAATTCAAAATTGGACTG GGAAGCAATGGGGAAAGTTCTTGCTCGTGGACATAGTCGAGTTCCTGTCTATTCTGGGAACTCAAAGAATATTATTGGACTTCTGCTG GTGAAAAGTCTTCTCACTGTACGACCTGAAACAGAGACCCCAGTTAGTGCTGTTTCCATCCGTAGAATTCCAAG AGTTCCTGCAGATATGCCACTGTATGATATATTGAATGAGTTTCAAAAGGGCAGCAGTCATATGGCTGCTGTGGTGAAGCCTAAAGCGAAAAGTAAAATTCCTCGACCAACCATTGATGGAAAGAGAGATGAATGGAACGGCGACACTGGCATGGACTCCCAACTGACTACTCCTTTGCTATCCAAGCAGGATGGAAAGCCGGACAGTGTTGTTGTTGATATACCCAGGATACCAAAGCCCCCTCATAGACACAAGGAAACTTTTTCACCCCATAGTGAGAAAGCAACAAATGGTTTGCTCCAGGTATCAGAGGATATCGAGGAGGGTGAAGTCATTGGGATTATCACTCTGGAGGATGTATTTGAAGAACTCCTGCAG GAGGAGATTGTGGATGAAACAGATGAATATGTTGATGTACATAAAAG AATACGTGTCGCTGCAGCTGCAGCTGCTTCATCAGTGGCACGGGCTCCATCGACTCGGAGGTTAAATGTGAACAAGGGACCTGCCACTGGACAAAAT GCAGGCCAAAAAGTAAGCAAGGACTAA
- the LOC126608481 gene encoding DUF21 domain-containing protein At4g14240-like isoform X6, with product MHPINAIMMTRMLTRNSGLASEIGAIPFGSAWWFIYAGLSCFFVIFAGIMSGLTLGLMSLGLVDLEILQRSGSPTEKKQAAIILPVVQKQHQLLVTLLLCNAAAMEALPLYLDKLFNQYVAIILSVTFVLFFGEVIPQAICTRYGLAVGSNFVWLVRILMFVCYPIAFPIGKILDCVLGHNEALFRRAQLKALVSIHSQEEGKGGELTHDETTIISGALDLTEKTAEEAMTPIESTFSLDVNSKLDWEAMGKVLARGHSRVPVYSGNSKNIIGLLLVKSLLTVRPETETPVSAVSIRRIPRVPADMPLYDILNEFQKGSSHMAAVVKPKAKSKIPRPTIDGKRDEWNGDTGMDSQLTTPLLSKQDGKPDSVVVDIPRIPKPPHRHKETFSPHSEKATNGLLQVSEDIEEGEVIGIITLEDVFEELLQEEIVDETDEYVDVHKRIRVAAAAAASSVARAPSTRRLNVNKGPATGQNAKK from the exons atGCATCCGATAAATGCGATCATGATGACTCGGATGCTGACTCGGAACTCGGGCCTCGCATCAGAGATTGGCGCCATCCCTTTCGGATCCGCCTGGTGGTTCATTTACGCCGGCCTCTCCTGTTTCTTTGTCATCTTCGCCGGTATAATGTCCGGCCTAACCCTCGGCCTCATGTCCCTCGGCCTCGTCGACCTCGAGATTCTGCAGCGCAGCGGCTCCCCGACCGAGAAGAAACAAGCAG CTATTATATTGCCGGTGGTTCAGAAGCAGCACCAGCTGCTCGTCACTTTGCTTCTGTGTAATGCGGCTGCTATGGAG GCTCTTCCCTTATATTTGGATAAACTTTTCAATCAATATGTTGCTATAATTCTCTCTGTGACTTTTGTCCTGTTTTTCGGGGAG GTTATTCCCCAAGCAATATGCACTAGATACGGACTTGCTGTTGGCTCGAACTTTGTGTGGCTTGTGAGAATTTTAATGTTTGTTTGCTATCCAATTGCTTTTCCAATTGGCAAG ATCTTGGACTGTGTTCTTGGGCATAATGAAGCATTATTTAGGCGAGCTCAGTTAAAAGCCCTTGTCTCCATCCACAGCCAggag GAGGGCAAGGGTGGTGAGCTTACACACGATGAGACAACGATAATTAGTGGAGCCCTCGATTTAACTGAAAAG ACTGCTGAGGAGGCTATGACGCCTATCGAATCTACCTTCTCCTTAGATGTCAATTCAAAATTGGACTG GGAAGCAATGGGGAAAGTTCTTGCTCGTGGACATAGTCGAGTTCCTGTCTATTCTGGGAACTCAAAGAATATTATTGGACTTCTGCTG GTGAAAAGTCTTCTCACTGTACGACCTGAAACAGAGACCCCAGTTAGTGCTGTTTCCATCCGTAGAATTCCAAG AGTTCCTGCAGATATGCCACTGTATGATATATTGAATGAGTTTCAAAAGGGCAGCAGTCATATGGCTGCTGTGGTGAAGCCTAAAGCGAAAAGTAAAATTCCTCGACCAACCATTGATGGAAAGAGAGATGAATGGAACGGCGACACTGGCATGGACTCCCAACTGACTACTCCTTTGCTATCCAAGCAGGATGGAAAGCCGGACAGTGTTGTTGTTGATATACCCAGGATACCAAAGCCCCCTCATAGACACAAGGAAACTTTTTCACCCCATAGTGAGAAAGCAACAAATGGTTTGCTCCAGGTATCAGAGGATATCGAGGAGGGTGAAGTCATTGGGATTATCACTCTGGAGGATGTATTTGAAGAACTCCTGCAG GAGGAGATTGTGGATGAAACAGATGAATATGTTGATGTACATAAAAG AATACGTGTCGCTGCAGCTGCAGCTGCTTCATCAGTGGCACGGGCTCCATCGACTCGGAGGTTAAATGTGAACAAGGGACCTGCCACTGGACAAAAT
- the LOC126608481 gene encoding DUF21 domain-containing protein At4g14240-like isoform X2 produces the protein MHPINAIMMTRMLTRNSGLASEIGAIPFGSAWWFIYAGLSCFFVIFAGIMSGLTLGLMSLGLVDLEILQRSGSPTEKKQAAIILPVVQKQHQLLVTLLLCNAAAMEALPLYLDKLFNQYVAIILSVTFVLFFGEVIPQAICTRYGLAVGSNFVWLVRILMFVCYPIAFPIGKILDCVLGHNEALFRRAQLKALVSIHSQEEGKGGELTHDETTIISGALDLTEKTAEEAMTPIESTFSLDVNSKLDWEAMGKVLARGHSRVPVYSGNSKNIIGLLLVKSLLTVRPETETPVSAVSIRRIPRVPADMPLYDILNEFQKGSSHMAAVVKPKAKSKIPRPTIDGKRDEWNGDTGMDSQLTTPLLSKQDGKPDSVVVDIPRIPKPPHRHKETFSPHSEKATNGLLQVSEDIEEGEVIGIITLEDVFEELLQEEIVDETDEYVDVHKRIRVAAAAAASSVARAPSTRRLNVNKGPATGQNAGQKVSKD, from the exons atGCATCCGATAAATGCGATCATGATGACTCGGATGCTGACTCGGAACTCGGGCCTCGCATCAGAGATTGGCGCCATCCCTTTCGGATCCGCCTGGTGGTTCATTTACGCCGGCCTCTCCTGTTTCTTTGTCATCTTCGCCGGTATAATGTCCGGCCTAACCCTCGGCCTCATGTCCCTCGGCCTCGTCGACCTCGAGATTCTGCAGCGCAGCGGCTCCCCGACCGAGAAGAAACAAGCAG CTATTATATTGCCGGTGGTTCAGAAGCAGCACCAGCTGCTCGTCACTTTGCTTCTGTGTAATGCGGCTGCTATGGAG GCTCTTCCCTTATATTTGGATAAACTTTTCAATCAATATGTTGCTATAATTCTCTCTGTGACTTTTGTCCTGTTTTTCGGGGAG GTTATTCCCCAAGCAATATGCACTAGATACGGACTTGCTGTTGGCTCGAACTTTGTGTGGCTTGTGAGAATTTTAATGTTTGTTTGCTATCCAATTGCTTTTCCAATTGGCAAG ATCTTGGACTGTGTTCTTGGGCATAATGAAGCATTATTTAGGCGAGCTCAGTTAAAAGCCCTTGTCTCCATCCACAGCCAggag GAGGGCAAGGGTGGTGAGCTTACACACGATGAGACAACGATAATTAGTGGAGCCCTCGATTTAACTGAAAAG ACTGCTGAGGAGGCTATGACGCCTATCGAATCTACCTTCTCCTTAGATGTCAATTCAAAATTGGACTG GGAAGCAATGGGGAAAGTTCTTGCTCGTGGACATAGTCGAGTTCCTGTCTATTCTGGGAACTCAAAGAATATTATTGGACTTCTGCTG GTGAAAAGTCTTCTCACTGTACGACCTGAAACAGAGACCCCAGTTAGTGCTGTTTCCATCCGTAGAATTCCAAG AGTTCCTGCAGATATGCCACTGTATGATATATTGAATGAGTTTCAAAAGGGCAGCAGTCATATGGCTGCTGTGGTGAAGCCTAAAGCGAAAAGTAAAATTCCTCGACCAACCATTGATGGAAAGAGAGATGAATGGAACGGCGACACTGGCATGGACTCCCAACTGACTACTCCTTTGCTATCCAAGCAGGATGGAAAGCCGGACAGTGTTGTTGTTGATATACCCAGGATACCAAAGCCCCCTCATAGACACAAGGAAACTTTTTCACCCCATAGTGAGAAAGCAACAAATGGTTTGCTCCAGGTATCAGAGGATATCGAGGAGGGTGAAGTCATTGGGATTATCACTCTGGAGGATGTATTTGAAGAACTCCTGCAG GAGGAGATTGTGGATGAAACAGATGAATATGTTGATGTACATAAAAG AATACGTGTCGCTGCAGCTGCAGCTGCTTCATCAGTGGCACGGGCTCCATCGACTCGGAGGTTAAATGTGAACAAGGGACCTGCCACTGGACAAAAT
- the LOC126608481 gene encoding DUF21 domain-containing protein At4g14240-like isoform X8, whose product MHPINAIMMTRMLTRNSGLASEIGAIPFGSAWWFIYAGLSCFFVIFAGIMSGLTLGLMSLGLVDLEILQRSGSPTEKKQAAIILPVVQKQHQLLVTLLLCNAAAMEALPLYLDKLFNQYVAIILSVTFVLFFGEVIPQAICTRYGLAVGSNFVWLVRILMFVCYPIAFPIGKILDCVLGHNEALFRRAQLKALVSIHSQEEGKGGELTHDETTIISGALDLTEKTAEEAMTPIESTFSLDVNSKLDWEAMGKVLARGHSRVPVYSGNSKNIIGLLLVKSLLTVRPETETPVSAVSIRRIPRVPADMPLYDILNEFQKGSSHMAAVVKPKAKSKIPRPTIDGKRDEWNGDTGMDSQLTTPLLSKQDGKPDSVVVDIPRIPKPPHRHKETFSPHSEKATNGLLQVSEDIEEGEVIGIITLEDVFEELLQEEIVDETDEYVDVHKRIRVAAAAAASSVARAPSTRRLNVNKGPATGQNAKK is encoded by the exons atGCATCCGATAAATGCGATCATGATGACTCGGATGCTGACTCGGAACTCGGGCCTCGCATCAGAGATTGGCGCCATCCCTTTCGGATCCGCCTGGTGGTTCATTTACGCCGGCCTCTCCTGTTTCTTTGTCATCTTCGCCGGTATAATGTCCGGCCTAACCCTCGGCCTCATGTCCCTCGGCCTCGTCGACCTCGAGATTCTGCAGCGCAGCGGCTCCCCGACCGAGAAGAAACAAGCAG CTATTATATTGCCGGTGGTTCAGAAGCAGCACCAGCTGCTCGTCACTTTGCTTCTGTGTAATGCGGCTGCTATGGAG GCTCTTCCCTTATATTTGGATAAACTTTTCAATCAATATGTTGCTATAATTCTCTCTGTGACTTTTGTCCTGTTTTTCGGGGAG GTTATTCCCCAAGCAATATGCACTAGATACGGACTTGCTGTTGGCTCGAACTTTGTGTGGCTTGTGAGAATTTTAATGTTTGTTTGCTATCCAATTGCTTTTCCAATTGGCAAG ATCTTGGACTGTGTTCTTGGGCATAATGAAGCATTATTTAGGCGAGCTCAGTTAAAAGCCCTTGTCTCCATCCACAGCCAggag GAGGGCAAGGGTGGTGAGCTTACACACGATGAGACAACGATAATTAGTGGAGCCCTCGATTTAACTGAAAAG ACTGCTGAGGAGGCTATGACGCCTATCGAATCTACCTTCTCCTTAGATGTCAATTCAAAATTGGACTG GGAAGCAATGGGGAAAGTTCTTGCTCGTGGACATAGTCGAGTTCCTGTCTATTCTGGGAACTCAAAGAATATTATTGGACTTCTGCTG GTGAAAAGTCTTCTCACTGTACGACCTGAAACAGAGACCCCAGTTAGTGCTGTTTCCATCCGTAGAATTCCAAG AGTTCCTGCAGATATGCCACTGTATGATATATTGAATGAGTTTCAAAAGGGCAGCAGTCATATGGCTGCTGTGGTGAAGCCTAAAGCGAAAAGTAAAATTCCTCGACCAACCATTGATGGAAAGAGAGATGAATGGAACGGCGACACTGGCATGGACTCCCAACTGACTACTCCTTTGCTATCCAAGCAGGATGGAAAGCCGGACAGTGTTGTTGTTGATATACCCAGGATACCAAAGCCCCCTCATAGACACAAGGAAACTTTTTCACCCCATAGTGAGAAAGCAACAAATGGTTTGCTCCAGGTATCAGAGGATATCGAGGAGGGTGAAGTCATTGGGATTATCACTCTGGAGGATGTATTTGAAGAACTCCTGCAG GAGGAGATTGTGGATGAAACAGATGAATATGTTGATGTACATAAAAG
- the LOC126608481 gene encoding DUF21 domain-containing protein At4g14240-like isoform X3 yields the protein MHPINAIMMTRMLTRNSGLASEIGAIPFGSAWWFIYAGLSCFFVIFAGIMSGLTLGLMSLGLVDLEILQRSGSPTEKKQAAIILPVVQKQHQLLVTLLLCNAAAMEALPLYLDKLFNQYVAIILSVTFVLFFGEVIPQAICTRYGLAVGSNFVWLVRILMFVCYPIAFPIGKILDCVLGHNEALFRRAQLKALVSIHSQEEGKGGELTHDETTIISGALDLTEKTAEEAMTPIESTFSLDVNSKLDWEAMGKVLARGHSRVPVYSGNSKNIIGLLLVKSLLTVRPETETPVSAVSIRRIPRVPADMPLYDILNEFQKGSSHMAAVVKPKAKSKIPRPTIDGKRDEWNGDTGMDSQLTTPLLSKQDGKPDSVVVDIPRIPKPPHRHKETFSPHSEKATNGLLQVSEDIEEGEVIGIITLEDVFEELLQEEIVDETDEYVDVHKRIRVAAAAAASSVARAPSTRRLNVNKGPATGQNAGQKVSKD from the exons atGCATCCGATAAATGCGATCATGATGACTCGGATGCTGACTCGGAACTCGGGCCTCGCATCAGAGATTGGCGCCATCCCTTTCGGATCCGCCTGGTGGTTCATTTACGCCGGCCTCTCCTGTTTCTTTGTCATCTTCGCCGGTATAATGTCCGGCCTAACCCTCGGCCTCATGTCCCTCGGCCTCGTCGACCTCGAGATTCTGCAGCGCAGCGGCTCCCCGACCGAGAAGAAACAAGCAG CTATTATATTGCCGGTGGTTCAGAAGCAGCACCAGCTGCTCGTCACTTTGCTTCTGTGTAATGCGGCTGCTATGGAG GCTCTTCCCTTATATTTGGATAAACTTTTCAATCAATATGTTGCTATAATTCTCTCTGTGACTTTTGTCCTGTTTTTCGGGGAG GTTATTCCCCAAGCAATATGCACTAGATACGGACTTGCTGTTGGCTCGAACTTTGTGTGGCTTGTGAGAATTTTAATGTTTGTTTGCTATCCAATTGCTTTTCCAATTGGCAAG ATCTTGGACTGTGTTCTTGGGCATAATGAAGCATTATTTAGGCGAGCTCAGTTAAAAGCCCTTGTCTCCATCCACAGCCAggag GAGGGCAAGGGTGGTGAGCTTACACACGATGAGACAACGATAATTAGTGGAGCCCTCGATTTAACTGAAAAG ACTGCTGAGGAGGCTATGACGCCTATCGAATCTACCTTCTCCTTAGATGTCAATTCAAAATTGGACTG GGAAGCAATGGGGAAAGTTCTTGCTCGTGGACATAGTCGAGTTCCTGTCTATTCTGGGAACTCAAAGAATATTATTGGACTTCTGCTG GTGAAAAGTCTTCTCACTGTACGACCTGAAACAGAGACCCCAGTTAGTGCTGTTTCCATCCGTAGAATTCCAAG AGTTCCTGCAGATATGCCACTGTATGATATATTGAATGAGTTTCAAAAGGGCAGCAGTCATATGGCTGCTGTGGTGAAGCCTAAAGCGAAAAGTAAAATTCCTCGACCAACCATTGATGGAAAGAGAGATGAATGGAACGGCGACACTGGCATGGACTCCCAACTGACTACTCCTTTGCTATCCAAGCAGGATGGAAAGCCGGACAGTGTTGTTGTTGATATACCCAGGATACCAAAGCCCCCTCATAGACACAAGGAAACTTTTTCACCCCATAGTGAGAAAGCAACAAATGGTTTGCTCCAGGTATCAGAGGATATCGAGGAGGGTGAAGTCATTGGGATTATCACTCTGGAGGATGTATTTGAAGAACTCCTGCAG GAGGAGATTGTGGATGAAACAGATGAATATGTTGATGTACATAAAAG